A single region of the Thermodesulfatator indicus DSM 15286 genome encodes:
- a CDS encoding sulfurtransferase TusA family protein, whose protein sequence is MNTVDARGLSCPQPVLLTLEAIEKMKEGELVVLVDTEAARENVSRAVASKGWKVKEIVEENGEYKLIIAK, encoded by the coding sequence ATGAATACAGTAGATGCCAGAGGGCTTTCCTGTCCTCAGCCTGTTTTACTAACCCTTGAAGCTATTGAAAAAATGAAGGAAGGTGAGCTGGTGGTCCTGGTAGATACCGAAGCGGCTAGAGAAAACGTAAGTCGGGCTGTAGCTTCTAAAGGCTGGAAGGTTAAAGAAATAGTTGAAGAAAATGGCGAATACAAACTTATAATCGCTAAATAG
- a CDS encoding DUF3343 domain-containing protein, producing MLKFFKKFRLSSDKKKDADVEKGFLLFENTSEVIRAEELLKKAGFPVKVKAPPPEVRQGCDMVIEFPLMLKLEISRFLEENNLRPLSLVPVEDPLLEPVDMCRVKDFGDYIMIHVANMKITVDKRNKAIVNISGGGCPDVPFLASIMVGKPLDQTPEPRAFGHTLCGYTLQLALEEAKKRCLPS from the coding sequence ATGCTTAAATTTTTTAAAAAATTTCGATTATCTTCAGATAAGAAAAAAGACGCAGACGTTGAAAAAGGTTTTTTGCTTTTTGAAAACACCAGTGAAGTGATAAGAGCCGAGGAGTTGCTTAAAAAAGCAGGTTTTCCGGTAAAAGTTAAAGCTCCCCCGCCAGAAGTGCGCCAAGGGTGCGACATGGTTATTGAGTTTCCCTTGATGCTCAAACTGGAAATCTCTCGCTTTCTTGAAGAGAACAATTTAAGGCCACTTTCTCTGGTACCTGTAGAGGACCCTTTGCTTGAACCGGTTGATATGTGTCGCGTAAAAGACTTCGGAGATTACATTATGATTCACGTAGCTAACATGAAAATAACTGTTGATAAAAGAAATAAAGCCATAGTGAATATTTCAGGAGGTGGGTGCCCGGATGTGCCGTTTCTGGCCTCTATTATGGTGGGAAAACCTTTAGACCAGACTCCAGAGCCAAGGGCGTTCGGGCATACTCTTTGTGGTTATACCCTTCAGCTGGCCCTTGAGGAGGCCAAGAAAAGATGCTTGCCATCGTAG
- a CDS encoding NAD(P)H-hydrate dehydratase, producing MLAIVGTVPSADFPLVYSEATSEGGNICLKGHQVEIARGTPALIAACLEALKVLGLSPPFVYLVGDTGKGEGSRKLYDFLSEDLPKRNFKVLVFHYLFPDVDGQGKVFLGVEKISQRPILVADAGFMYAAKMAGLAPSYDLFTPDLGELAFLADEKAPHPLYTRGFLFPDEEKVEEFIERAYAHKNAAKALLVKGHKDLVVIDGRIEAEIEEPVVEALEAIGGTGDTLTGLVGALLAKGLGIKEACVVAAKANRLAGLLAKPMPATQIKEIIPYLGEALKRCLS from the coding sequence ATGCTTGCCATCGTAGGTACGGTTCCTTCGGCTGACTTTCCTCTGGTTTACAGTGAAGCTACATCGGAGGGTGGTAACATTTGTTTAAAAGGCCACCAAGTAGAAATAGCGCGCGGAACCCCGGCTCTCATCGCCGCTTGTCTTGAAGCTTTAAAGGTTTTAGGCCTTTCCCCGCCCTTTGTTTACCTAGTTGGAGATACAGGTAAAGGCGAGGGGAGCCGCAAACTTTATGATTTTTTGTCTGAAGACTTGCCTAAAAGAAACTTTAAAGTGCTGGTCTTTCATTACCTTTTTCCTGATGTTGATGGCCAGGGAAAAGTGTTTCTTGGTGTTGAAAAGATATCTCAAAGGCCAATCCTTGTGGCTGATGCTGGTTTTATGTATGCGGCTAAAATGGCCGGTCTTGCCCCTTCCTATGACCTCTTCACCCCAGACCTTGGTGAACTTGCCTTTTTAGCTGACGAAAAGGCCCCTCATCCCCTTTATACTCGCGGTTTTCTTTTTCCAGATGAGGAGAAAGTAGAAGAGTTTATAGAACGGGCCTATGCCCATAAAAATGCCGCTAAAGCCTTGCTAGTTAAAGGTCATAAGGACCTGGTCGTTATTGACGGACGCATTGAAGCCGAAATTGAAGAACCGGTAGTTGAGGCCCTTGAGGCCATTGGCGGCACAGGCGATACTTTAACAGGTCTTGTGGGAGCCCTCTTAGCTAAGGGTTTGGGCATAAAAGAGGCTTGTGTGGTGGCGGCCAAGGCCAACCGTTTGGCAGGTCTATTGGCCAAACCAATGCCTGCTACACAGATAAAAGAAATAATTCCTTATTTGGGAGAGGCTTTAAAAAGATGTCTGAGTTAG
- a CDS encoding selenium metabolism-associated LysR family transcriptional regulator, translating into MGLKWSKILKDLKVFDLKKLEVFVKVIETGSFSKAAELCHLTQPTVSGHIKQLEEYYEVPLIDRHTREVKPTPAGLLLHRYAKHILRLWEEFEREMHSYKGGQKGKLRIGGSTIPGQYILPFVLCRFNQKFPKIKINLQIADTKVVAEGVVKGELELGIIGAKVMPHQLHFEPVCNDEIILVIHKDYPHEIAQKKQITVEEIPDIPLIIREKGSGTWLTTQNTLKKLGLSPQRLNVVAELGSTEAVRQAVKAKLGASFISEIAVKEDLERGIFKKIEVKNLVIKRHFYLIYPSKKNLAPLAEIFIDFLKESSSSMEQD; encoded by the coding sequence ATGGGATTAAAATGGTCTAAAATTCTTAAGGATTTAAAAGTGTTCGACCTTAAAAAACTGGAAGTTTTCGTTAAGGTTATTGAAACCGGGAGTTTTTCTAAAGCGGCAGAGCTTTGCCATCTTACCCAACCTACGGTATCAGGGCATATTAAACAGCTTGAAGAGTATTACGAAGTCCCCCTTATAGACCGTCATACCCGTGAAGTAAAACCTACACCTGCGGGGCTTCTACTTCATAGATATGCCAAACACATTTTACGTTTGTGGGAAGAGTTTGAAAGGGAAATGCACTCTTACAAAGGCGGACAAAAAGGGAAACTAAGGATCGGTGGCAGCACGATACCCGGCCAATACATTCTGCCCTTTGTTCTCTGCCGTTTTAACCAAAAGTTCCCTAAAATTAAGATCAATCTTCAAATTGCTGATACTAAAGTCGTAGCCGAAGGGGTAGTTAAAGGCGAACTGGAATTGGGTATAATCGGGGCCAAAGTTATGCCCCATCAACTACACTTTGAGCCCGTCTGTAATGACGAAATAATCCTTGTTATTCATAAAGATTATCCTCACGAAATAGCCCAAAAAAAACAAATTACCGTGGAAGAGATACCTGATATTCCTCTAATTATCAGGGAAAAAGGCTCTGGTACTTGGCTTACCACGCAAAATACGCTCAAAAAGCTAGGGCTTTCTCCACAGCGCTTAAATGTTGTGGCTGAACTTGGTTCAACAGAAGCCGTCCGCCAGGCAGTTAAGGCCAAACTGGGAGCTTCTTTTATTTCAGAAATAGCCGTTAAAGAAGACCTTGAACGAGGAATTTTCAAAAAGATAGAGGTAAAAAACCTGGTTATAAAAAGACACTTTTACTTGATTTATCCATCTAAAAAAAACCTGGCCCCTCTTGCCGAAATCTTTATAGATTTTTTAAAGGAATCTTCTTCCTCTATGGAACAAGATTAA
- the yedE gene encoding YedE family putative selenium transporter, which produces MKRNFFATTLGIISVGVVIGVLAPLLQKFGNPGNMGVCVACFLRDIAGSLGLHRAAVVQYLRPEIPSFVLGSFLAAMLFKEFRPRGGSAPIIRFFLGFFAMIGALVFLGCPWRTILRLAGGDLNAIFGLIGLVTGISIGIFFFKQGFDLGRTQRLGWGAGLVFPVVMAGLLLLRLVFPPIPGEPKSGVLFYSIKGPGTMFAPVFISIGAGLLIGILAQRSRFCTMGAFRDLILFRQGHLFFGVLAFFSTALLVNLILGQFHPGFTGQPAAHTQAFWNFAGMVLAGLAFALAGGCPGRQLFLSGEGDTDAAIFALGMLIGAAFAHNFAMAATPKGISPHSMAGVIIGLIFCVAVGLIMRRK; this is translated from the coding sequence ATGAAAAGAAACTTTTTTGCTACCACTTTGGGCATAATTTCCGTAGGAGTGGTTATAGGGGTTCTTGCACCTCTGCTTCAGAAGTTTGGTAATCCTGGCAACATGGGTGTCTGTGTGGCCTGTTTTTTAAGGGATATTGCCGGTTCTTTAGGTCTTCATAGGGCAGCAGTGGTTCAATACCTTCGTCCAGAAATCCCTTCTTTTGTCTTGGGTTCTTTCTTAGCGGCCATGCTATTTAAAGAGTTCAGGCCTAGAGGTGGTTCGGCCCCTATTATCAGGTTTTTCCTCGGTTTTTTCGCTATGATAGGCGCTCTTGTGTTTCTGGGCTGCCCCTGGAGAACTATTTTGAGACTCGCCGGTGGAGACCTGAACGCCATCTTTGGTCTTATTGGCCTGGTAACCGGTATTTCTATAGGGATATTCTTTTTTAAGCAAGGTTTTGATTTAGGACGCACTCAGCGTTTAGGCTGGGGAGCCGGCTTAGTCTTTCCCGTCGTCATGGCCGGTCTTTTGCTTTTAAGGCTTGTTTTTCCGCCTATTCCTGGTGAACCCAAAAGTGGTGTTCTTTTTTACAGTATTAAAGGCCCAGGTACCATGTTTGCCCCTGTCTTTATTTCCATAGGAGCAGGCCTCTTAATAGGGATTCTTGCCCAGAGAAGCCGTTTTTGCACCATGGGTGCCTTTAGGGACCTCATTCTTTTCCGCCAGGGTCATCTCTTTTTCGGAGTTCTTGCCTTTTTCAGTACCGCCCTTTTGGTAAACTTAATCTTAGGCCAATTTCATCCGGGGTTTACCGGGCAGCCAGCTGCTCATACCCAGGCCTTCTGGAATTTTGCCGGTATGGTACTGGCGGGTTTAGCCTTTGCCCTGGCAGGAGGATGTCCCGGGCGGCAATTATTCCTTTCAGGTGAAGGTGATACCGATGCGGCCATTTTTGCCCTGGGTATGCTTATTGGAGCGGCTTTTGCTCATAACTTTGCCATGGCCGCTACTCCTAAAGGAATTAGCCCTCATAGTATGGCTGGGGTAATCATTGGTTTAATCTTTTGCGTGGCCGTAGGCCTTATTATGAGAAGAAAATAG
- a CDS encoding ATP-grasp domain-containing protein: MRNPWVILSNRALRKLYHELQAGDAFIGRLAVKYGEEFIFLDLEARGVKAYPSLLAQHLARSKCFQAQVFSHFMLPHTRLIRDRHDLIKTANEYGSLGVKKVVLKQDRFNCGLGIHLFEHIEEVMNLASFGNLPYPFVLQPFAEEITDVRVIILGNYLEAYSRKNPYNFRNNLFFGGEAKPYKLNDEELSFCKKVMKRGDFPYAHIDLMILPDGRFYLSEINLRGGLKGAQITAKDYEAKVEELHRNFLQKYLEKNPQAKVWE; the protein is encoded by the coding sequence ATGCGCAATCCCTGGGTAATTCTTTCCAACCGGGCCCTTCGCAAACTATACCATGAATTACAAGCAGGAGACGCCTTTATAGGAAGGCTTGCAGTAAAATACGGTGAGGAATTTATCTTCCTAGACCTTGAAGCCCGTGGGGTCAAAGCTTATCCATCTCTTTTGGCCCAACATCTGGCCCGCTCTAAATGCTTTCAGGCTCAGGTGTTTAGCCATTTCATGCTCCCTCATACCCGACTTATTAGAGACCGGCACGATCTTATTAAAACCGCTAACGAATACGGCTCTCTCGGTGTTAAAAAAGTTGTTTTAAAACAGGACCGTTTTAACTGTGGCCTAGGCATACATCTTTTCGAACACATAGAAGAAGTTATGAATCTGGCAAGCTTTGGAAATCTCCCCTATCCTTTTGTTTTACAGCCTTTTGCCGAAGAAATAACTGATGTGCGGGTAATCATCTTGGGTAATTATCTTGAAGCTTACTCACGGAAAAATCCTTATAACTTTCGCAATAACCTTTTTTTTGGCGGAGAAGCTAAACCTTACAAGCTAAATGATGAAGAGCTTTCGTTTTGTAAAAAGGTAATGAAAAGAGGCGATTTCCCTTACGCCCACATTGATCTTATGATACTGCCTGACGGACGTTTTTATCTTTCAGAGATAAACTTGCGAGGAGGCTTAAAAGGCGCCCAAATAACAGCAAAAGATTACGAGGCCAAAGTTGAAGAACTTCACCGAAATTTTCTCCAAAAATACCTAGAAAAAAATCCGCAAGCCAAAGTGTGGGAATAA